A stretch of Brassica napus cultivar Da-Ae chromosome C6, Da-Ae, whole genome shotgun sequence DNA encodes these proteins:
- the LOC106412863 gene encoding uncharacterized mitochondrial protein AtMg00810-like: MELEFSKCTKEPSVYRKTIKGELLVVDVYVDDLFVTGTSKKLINEFKKGMASKFDMSDLGRLTYYLGIKVVQDDRGITLNQSQYAKKILENAGMAKCNSAQAPMELGLNLSKAEEEQEINATDFRRNIGCLRYLLHTRPDLSFCVGVLSRYMHSLRESHGVALKQCLRYLQGSTSYGLFLERSLQKVPRLIGYSDSSYNVDPDDGKSTTGHIFYLGKSPITWCSQKQDTLALSSCEAEFMAGTEAARQAIWLRDLLSEVTGQA, translated from the coding sequence ATGGAGCTTGAGTTCAGTAAGTGTACTAAAGAACCATCAGTCTATCGAAAGACTATAAAAGGCGAGCTTCTTGTTGTAGATGTTTATGTGGATGACTTGTTCGTGACTGGAACAAGCAAGAAGCTTATCAACGAATTCAAGAAGGGCATGGCGAGTAAATTTGACATGAGTGATCTTGGGAGATTAACATACTATCTTGGGATAAAAGTGGTTCAAGATGATCGAGGGATTACACTTAATCAGAGTCAATATGCTAAGAAGATACTCGAGAATGCAGGAATGGCTAAGTGTAACTCAGCTCAAGCACCCATGGAGCTCGGTCTTAACTTATCAAAAGCGGAGGAAGAGCAGGAGATCAATGCGACAGATTTCAGAAGGAACATCGGTTGCTTAAGGTATTTACTACACACAAGACCTGATCTATCTTTCTGTGTTGGAGTGTTAAGTCGCTATATGCATAGCCTGAGAGAATCACACGGTGTTGCATTGAAACAATGCCTACGATATCTACAAGGAAGCACAAGTTACGGGTTGTTCTTAGAACGATCATTGCAGAAGGTACCAAGGTTGATTGGTTATAGTGACAGCAGCTACAATGTTGATCCAGACGATGGGAAAAGCACAACTGGACACATCTTTTACTTAGGAAAGAGTCCTATAACGTGGTGCTCGCAGAAGCAAGACACTCTCGCTCTATCAAGCTGTGAGGCCGAGTTCATGGCCGGCACAGAGGCTGCGAGACAGGCGATCTGGCTACGTGATCTTTTGAGTGAAGTCACTGGTCAAGCTTGA
- the LOC106412864 gene encoding uncharacterized protein LOC106412864, whose translation MSCVFAEMDLPSTSYPEALGLKWNSNDVGWEYGFLSDPKNPDRVKCKLCGKEMGGGVYMIKEHIAHRKGNVTSCPRSSKEYQSKCMKAVLESSNKKRKMKNKVDVLSLHVGVNVQNIEAVYEGILVRSKHRIAQGPMDKFLTAVTPPEVSSGGQENSNDTHVVSQLCARWIYQSGLPFNAIDSDSFRSFCEALGRLGPGWVPPSQCELRETLLTEEEKIVKEKLKSLEIERERNGCSILMDTLSDTKKNIMNLCVNSRGGTFYLSSKESQTGTSIFEYVDKCIEDVGPEKVVQVITNSADYNLAAAKMLKEKRPCIFWSSFAAHTVNLMFEDIVKLPNISNSIDKAKALTLLIYAHEKTLAMMRHHTKEKDIVRSRVTRFATTFLTLQSLLENKQQLKSIVISDT comes from the coding sequence ATGTCTTGTGTTTTTGCAGAAATGGATTTGCCTTCGACATCGTATCCAGAAGCCCTTGGATTGAAGTGGAACTCTAATGATGTTGGATGGGAATATGGGTTTCTTTCTGACCCTAAAAACCCAGATAGAGTTAAATGCAAGCTGTGTGGGAAAGAAATGGGAGGAGGTGTGTACATGATTAAGGAGCATATTGCTCACCGTAAGGGTAACGTTACCTCATGTCCAAGGTCCTCAAAGGAATATCAGTCCAAGTGTATGAAAGCTGTCTTGGAATCATCtaacaagaaaaggaaaatgaaaaacaaagtgGACGTGCTTAGCTTGCATGTGGGTGTTAATGTGCAGAACATAGAGGCTGTGTATGAAGGGATTCTTGTCAGGTCGAAACATCGTATAGCTCAAGGTCCAATGGATAAGTTTTTAACCGCTGTTACTCCTCCGGAGGTTTCTTCAGGTGGACAAGAAAATAGCAATGACACGCATGTAGTGAGTCAGTTATGTGCTAGATGGATATATCAGTCTGGTCTACCTTTTAACGCCATTGACAGTGATTCTTTTAGGTCGTTTTGTGAAGCTTTAGGACGATTGGGACCTGGTTGGGTTCCTCCAAGCCAGTGTGAACTGAGGGAAACATTGTtgacagaagaagaaaaaatagttaAGGAGAAACTGAAGAGTCTAGAGATAGAACGGGAACGGAATGGTTGCTCTATACTGATGGATACATTGAGTGACACAAAGAAGAACATAATGAATCTGTGTGTGAATTCAAGAGGAGGGACATTCTATCTTTCTTCAAAAGAATCTCAGACCGGTACATCTATCTTTGAGTACGTAGATAAATGCATAGAGGACGTTGGTCCTGAGAAGGTTGTTCAGGTTATAACGAACAGTGCGGACTACAACTTAGCGGCAGCAAAGATGTTGAAAGAGAAGAGACCATGCATATTCTGGTCATCATTCGCTGCTCACACAgttaatttgatgtttgaagaCATTGTTAAGTTGCCAAATATCTCAAACTCCATTGATAAAGCCAAAGCTTTGACACTGTTAATATACGCTCATGAGAAAACGTTAGCTATGATGAGACATCACACAAAGGAAAAGGATATCGTGAGATCTAGAGTCACAAGATTTGCTACGACCTTCTTGACTTTGCAAAGCTTGTTGGAGAACAAACAACAACTAAAGTCAATAGTTATAAGCGATACATGA